GTGACAGAGGGCGTGAGAAATTGCCTAACTGGCCGTGCGAGACCGCATCGTCGTTGTGACGGGGAATCGCCGTGACGAGCGACGAGCGCTCGCTGACCGTCGGATCCGCAACCAGCGTGAGCAGGTCGGTGACCCCAAAATCGTCGACGAGCGTGTCGGACACCTCGATGAAGGCCTGCGCCAGTTTTGCTTCCCGCAGCATCAAGCCACCCTCGCGCAGCGGCCATCCGAGCGACGGTCAACCGACGTTCAGCGTGCCCGATTCTCCGGCCTTGGGCGCGCTGTCGCTCACCTTGGCCCGGACGAGGTCGAGCACCTGCACCGCAGCGTTGGGGGCGGACCACCATTCGATCTGGCGCGCTTCGATCCGCATCGCAATCGGCTCGCCGTCCTCCTCGAAAAAGGTCTCGCTCATCGCATCGAGCATCCCGTCGAGTCGCTCCTTGGAGCCATCCAAGGAAAGGCGGCCCGAGCACGACACCCACAGCCCCCGCTCGCCGGTAAACGAGGCGTTCACCGGCGACCCGTCCGACGGCGTCACCCACGACGCATGACGGTTGACCAGAAACCACAGCGCCCCGTCGTCGTCGATGCGTTGCAAGGTGACCGGACGCGACGACAGGTGGCCATGTTCGTCTCGCGTGGTCACCATGGCCACCTGCCTGCCGCTCAGTTTGTCCTGAAGATCCTCGATCGATTCGATCCGCTCGGTCATCCGCTCGCTCCTCGATGGTTGTACATGGCGATTACCCCGATGGTCCGGTCGACAAACCGCCGCTGTGGCTCTTCGGAGTTTGGTGGTGTCCGGGCGCAGCGCACCCGACGGACGGACCGGGGTGCGAGACCCGGTGTCGTGGGGCGGATACCGGTTCACAGTGAGGGGGTGCCGACGAGCGATGCGCTGGGTGCCGACCCCGAGGCTTTGGAACGGCTGGCCGTTGCCATGCGCGCCGGCGGTGCGTCGCTGGACGGTGCCGACGTGCGCTTGCGTCGTCGTCTGGCGTCGGTCGCGTGGAGCGGGCCCGACGCCCGATACCTTCAAACGGCTTTTGACGCCGGCGTGCGGCGGGAGTTGGACCGCGCCGGTGGCGAGCTCCGATCCCTGGCCGATCGGCTGGAATCCCAGGCACTCGAGCAGCGTCAGGCATCGGGCGACGCCCAGGCCGGCCCGGGGGAGCGCGTCGGCGAGGTGCGAACCGATCCGTCGGTCGGCGGACACGCCGGGGCGGCCGGTGGCGAGACCACGCCGTTGAACGTGCTGACCGAGACCCACACGCTCGGCGTCGAGGCCGGAGCGTCGCCGGTCGACGCGCGCGCTGAGGCCACGTTGACGCTCACCGTGTTGGACGACGGTTCGGCCAAGGTGCGCGTGCACACCGACCAGCGCATCGGTGCCCTGCTCGGCGAGGCCGGCGCCGGTGCCGGTGTTGGGCTGACCGGATCGAACGAGGTGATGGTGTCCTTCGCCGACGAGGCCACCGCCCGGAGCTTCGTGACCCAGATGTCCGACGCCCTCATGCCCGACGGTGACGCACTGGCCGACATGGGGGCGCCACCCCGGTGGGCGGTCGCAGCGGGTTTGTCGCTCCCGGCCGTGCTCGTCGGTGGCGGCAAGGCGATCGTCGACGACGTGTCCAGCGATGCCGCCGGAGTGCTGATCGCCCATCAGCCGACCGCGATCGATGGCTCCGCCGGAGGTTCCTTGGACACGTGGGCAACCGGCGCGGTCGACCGGTTTGGCATCGACGCCGAGATCGCCCGTGGAGCGGCCTACCACCCGACCACCGACACCTGGGTGACGTCGACCACCGTGAGCGCCGGCGCAACCGCGCAGGCCATCGGCGACCTGGGGATCGACCTGTCCGGTGAAAGCACGATCTCGACCACGATCGGGGCCGAGGGCATCACCGAGGGCACCTGGTCGGTCGAGACGACCGGCGCCGGCGCCGCAGCGCTGTTCGGCGGGTTGGGCATCGGCACCGGGGCCCCGGCGGTCGATCCGGGGGGCGATGAGGTCGTGCGCTTCGAGGCCACGTTGGCTGCCGACGACGCCCAAACCCGGGCGGCGCTCAACGAGTTCAACCAGGGGC
The nucleotide sequence above comes from Candidatus Microthrix parvicella Bio17-1. Encoded proteins:
- a CDS encoding pyridoxamine 5'-phosphate oxidase family protein produces the protein MTERIESIEDLQDKLSGRQVAMVTTRDEHGHLSSRPVTLQRIDDDGALWFLVNRHASWVTPSDGSPVNASFTGERGLWVSCSGRLSLDGSKERLDGMLDAMSETFFEEDGEPIAMRIEARQIEWWSAPNAAVQVLDLVRAKVSDSAPKAGESGTLNVG